DNA from Mycteria americana isolate JAX WOST 10 ecotype Jacksonville Zoo and Gardens chromosome 19, USCA_MyAme_1.0, whole genome shotgun sequence:
AGGCATGGAGGGAAAGGGGCCCAGCCTGCACCAAGGCAAGCCCACCTGTCCCTGTGCCCCACATCCCATACCGGTTTCTCGTCCCCATCCAGCACATCCTCTTTGGTGAAGAGCCGTAGGCAGTCCATGAGGGTCACCTCCCCATAGCTTTTCTGTGGGAGCACAGAGCGGGTCAGGGACAGGGTGTGTGGTGCAGGGAGCCAGGGGTTGGCAGGGACCCCTTACCTTGGGGATGGGCAGGGACAGATCCCAAAAGGGGTCGAAGGCTGTGGAGCAGTAGCCGCACTCACTGCAGGTCAGCGAACTCTTCAGCTGCCCAACAAAGAGGTCTGGTGGGGACGGGACAAAGCAGAGTGAGACCCATGGTTCCCAGCCCCACTCctagcccagccctgcccgctgctccTCACGGCCTTGCTCACCGCCAATGCGGCTGTCCTCCCTCTCCTGGTACCTCCTCCACATCTGGCGGCTCTTCTCATCGTCACTGCAAGAGATGGGGAGACAAAGCGGTACTGAGTGTGGCCTGGGGGATGCTGGCCCCCGTGACCCAGCCCAGAGGGACCTGCGTGGTCACTGTCCCTGGGCCGGGCTTGCGGGCAGCGAGCTCGTCCCTGGGGCTTGTCCACTGCCTCTGGCCCAGCCAGAACTTACGGGAGGTGGTCCAGAGTATCCGTGCTGACCCGTGGCCGCACCAGCACACGGTTCACCTCGCTGTGCAGCCCATCGAGGAGGAACCGCAAGAACTCCTGTGCATCCTGCTGGCTGCAAGACACGGGGCACAGCCAGTGAGAGGCGGCAGGGGCTCAGCTCCCCCCGTCACCCCTGCACTGATACCCCTTACTTGTAGCCGACGAAGCGGGGGGCATATCTCTGGATCTGCGTCTTGAACTCGGAGGGGCTCACGCTGTCATTGGGGGAAGAGGTCCAGAGCAGCTGAATCAGCTTTGCAAACTCTGTGGGCAGAGAGGCAGgtcagcagcacagctggccccAGCAAGCCCTGGTGGCCTGGCATTGCCGTGCCCTCCAGGGGAGAGCTCAGCACCCCACTCCAGGGTCCCCGTGGCTGGCCTCGGCCCCTCTGGAGCGAGGACCTGATCCTCCCACTGGTTGGGCTCCCACAGCACAGCGCCCGTCCCAGCAAGGCTGGGGAGAACCACCGACCtctgggtgggggtcccccagGACATGGGGCGGCCCAGGGGAGCAAGGACATGCTGCAAGGACGTACTGCAGGGAAGCCCCGCAGGGTGTGGAGCCAGGGGCTGGTGACTGACGGTTACCTGACATGAGCGCAGTGCGCATGCGGCTGTTGTTGTTGAGGTCCCGCAGGTACTGGTTCTGCAGGCAGTAATCCCGCAGCTCCTTGGTGTTGCTCAGGCACTGCAGGATGGAGTTCATAAAGCACTgggggaggcagaagagaaaaccaTGGCAacgggaggcagagggaggcagacGGTGGCAGGGGGACACCTGGGGCGGGTGGGCAGAGGATAGGGACGAAGCAGTGCAGAGCACAGGAACCCCTTCCTCAGCCAGCACCATtgggagcagggtgcagggagctgctggggcgaGAGTGTGCGTGCTGGGGGTGAGGCGAAGGGACGGggctccccactgccccacagAGGTGCCCGCAGAAGAGCACGGTGTGAGCTGGGGCCATGCAGCCAGGTGCCTGGGTAAGCACTCACCGTATTGCCAAGGTTTCGCAGGCCGGTCAGCCCCTGCACCGCCTtggagctctgcagagagaggGAACAGGGGTGAGACAGTGCCCAGCACAGGCTGGCCATGCCTGCGGGCAGCCCAGTGAGTCCATCGTGCCACGGGCATCCATGTGGAGCAGACCCTCAAGTGCAAGCAGATGCCCCATCCCCCTGTGGGCATCATGGGCAGAgccagcactgcagctgctctCTGCACCGGTTGCACGCAGGACCATGGCCGAGGAGCCGGCAGGAAAGCCACGGCTGGCCTGCCCATCCTgcttgcctggctgctgctgctcggctCCCTGGCCCAGGACAACGTGCAGAGCTCAAAGTTCTCCCTGCCTGGCAACACTGCTGCCCCATGCCCTGGGCTGCAGGCCAGGCCAGCcgcccctgctgcctccccttgcCAGCCCTGGGAAGCTGGGGGGTGGCAGTGCCCCAtgcctgccccacggctgcaGGAGGTGCACGGTGCCTCGCCGCTGCCCGCCTTGTCCACACTGGGTGTCCCCTCCAGGACACCCTGCACAAGCGCAGCCCAGACTTTGGCACAGCTTTTTCGCAGGATAAAGTCCACCCGGGAAAGTGCaagcccagccccgcagcagtcAGCCTGGAGGATGGGGCTGAGCACCCAGCGGTGCCCTCCCAGTGGCTCGCTGGCCTGGCTGGGCTGCGCCTGTGCCACGGGGCTCTTCCAGGGCCCCCGGTACTCCCTGAGCAGGCAGGCTCACACCAAGCAGAGACAGGCAGGGGCAGCTGAGCACTGGGGCCAGGAGGCATCGCCACTCTTTGCTGGAGAGACCAAGAGGAGTCTGGGGGGCCACAGGGTTGCCCACTCCCCTCCCAGAGTGGGGGACGAGTGGTGGGAACCCAGGGgttctgctcccagctctgcatgCGAGCCTGGCACAGAGGGTAGTGGTGGAGCGAACCTCCCCGGAGCCATGcctggagcagggtggggggctgACAGGGCTTGCGGGGTCAGACTGCTGatcgtgcccccccagcctgaccAGGTTTTAAGGATCCTCAGGCAAACGCCCCAGCTGCCCACCTCGGAcgtgaggagggggaggaggagaggaggggagggggcccaGCAGTTCCAAAATAGCAGCagctggtgtgtgtgtgggaggtgctgagcacccagcCCTGACAGCAGCCCAAAATAACCCAGATCCAGTTACATGTGCTCCTTAGCGACGGTTCAGGCATCACCCACCGCAGGGGGGACCAGCACCAGTGGGGACTCGGCCACCCTGTGCGGGCGCACGCAGCTCTGCCGGACCAACCGGGTACCCTGTGTGCCATGCAAGTGCCCCCGCAGTGCCCAGCgcacaggggtgtccccagccacGGCTGGCCGTGGCGCTCAGTGCCAGGGGGTGGCTGTGCAAAAGTGCCAGGCAACCCCACTGCTTATCCCTgggtggggacccccaggccAGGGGGCAGGGCCAGCCAGGCAAGGGGTGCCAGTAGCTGTGGTGGGTCAGTGCCACACcgtggctggaggagctggccTGGCTCTGGTCTGTGAGCAGACGGGGCCAAGCAGGCAGCAGTAAAGGTGGGTCTGTGTCCCAACAGCCCACATCCCTTGAAGGGGCCGACTCCCCGAGGGCTTGCTGCTCGTGTCCCCGCGCCTGTTGCAGGGAAGGTCACAGTGCCGGGGGGTAGCAGCAACTCCTGGGAGCTGCCCCAATGCCCCCAGCCATCTCCACCAGGACGCTGCTCATCCAGTTGCCCTGGTTGGGCAGCTCCCACCGGGTGCCAGGAGGGACCAGAGTGTCCCGCCAATGTGGGTGCAAACGTCCCCACGGACCTGGCATTCGCCCGCTGCCTCGCCAGGCCAGGACCTGGGCTGCCCTCccagaggctggagcagccccagggaagggctggggctggggtggggggcccACCAGGTGCCCCCATACCATGGCACAAGCCTGTGTGCACCAAGGTCTTATTTTCCCCCCCTGGTTTTCCCTCCCCTGGGTGACTCAACTCCAGCTAATCCCCTTCGCCCGTCCGGGGCTTTATCTAGGACACGGCACTGCTCAGAGGCGGCGAAGGAGAGCTGGCTCACGCGGCGGCGGCTGGGGAGTCCCTGAGGCTGCACtgcaggagggggacaggggacaggggatggggacaggggacaagaTCCATACTGTCCTGCCCCATCCGGGTCCACATGCCGAGAGCCTGGCAGCAGGAGAGCCAGAGCAGCCAGACTTACATAAGTGCCCAgaccctgccctccctgccccctgcctCTGCCATCCCCGCAGGGGGATGACCTGCCCGGCACTGTGGCTCCGAGGACAGCCAAGCCCAGTCCAGCGACACGGTCAAGGGGCTAGCATGGCCAGGAGCCCCTTCCTTGCAGTGGGTAGGCTGGGGCATGGGGACTTGACCAAGGTCActgcaggggcagggctgggagagggacccaggtgtcccgACACGTGCTTTCAcctgctccctgcccttcctgcagGACACTGGGGCACGCCAGCCCCATGGCCAGCCAGGACGGGCACCCACCCCCAGGCACCCCATCCTCCATCAAGGGGGATGCCACTGCGTACCCCATGCGCCCTGGTGAGGGCAGAGGCcgcccctccccgtgcccccttCTCTGCCCCCAAGCTGGAGGGCAAGGGCTGCGGGCAGCCACAGGGCTCGTACCTTGGTCTTGTTGAGGACGAGCCCGACGAAGGTGGAGACCAGCAGGGACCCTGGCATAGAGGTGCGGGGACGCAGGTCCTTGTGAAGGTCGGGGAGCGCAGGGGGCTCCTCCGGCAGCGTCACTGTGTAGGAGTCCCTCATGATGGCCCTTGCGGCCCCGGTGAGACGGCAAGGGCCAGCCGCGGGTAGGGGGATGCCAGGGGGTGCCGGGTGGGCACCCCTCGCCTCGGGCCAGTTGAGGCCTGGGGCACAGGGTCAGGCGCCTGGCCTCGCCGGAGCACTGCCGTGCTCAGGCGTGCAGTGCCGGAGCCGGTGCCGGCTCTGGCGCTGACGGCACCTGAGCGGCTCTGACATCAAATGGGTGGAGAGGCGGCAGCCAGGCTCCGTGACGGCCAGCCCCCGCTGCACCGCGTGGTACAGCCGAGCTGTGAGCCAAGGGGGCCCGCGAGGGGCGGCTGTGCCCACGGGCCACGCTCCCGGCATGCCAAGCCCGTGGCAGCGGCAGGGCCCTGGCACCGCGGGGCCTCTGGGGAGGATGCAGGCAGCACCCCGGTGCAGCCCTCTAGCCCTTCCAGCCCGCCGGCACGCCGCAGCCGCACAGCTCTCGGCAGCTCCCTGCGCTCCAGGGTGCCCGTCCCCCCACACCGGCACCACACTGACATCGCGGGGGCAATAGGGCACTTAGTGCAAGGCGGCAGCTGGAGGGGCCCCTGCTCCCCCAGAGCTTCCCCATGCTCCCGGCTCCTGGGGACCGGGGCTGATGGTACCGGCAACCCAGCCCTGGGGTACGCTGTGCTGGCAGCACGGCGCTGGCCTGAGAGCTGGGCAGGCGCTTGGCAGAGAGCAGGCGCGAGCTGCTCTCTGCCCCGGCGAGAGCTGGGGGTCACTCGCCAAAACTGGCTCGGTAAAACTGGGACACTCCCACAGCATGTGGGTGCATGGGGTGCCTGTACCCAGAGTGGCACTAAAGGCTGTCTGAGAGTGTTGTGGGGCTCACGGGCATGTGCCTTCCCTGCAGGACCAGTTCCAGGCTCCCAGGCAGTGCCGTTTTGGGGGAACGGATCAACAGCAGACAGCGCATACCCCCCTTTTTGGGGGATGCAGTAGCACTGAGCTCAGAGGGTATTTCAGTGCCTTGCTTCCTTCACTGGGGAAAAACTCCCCCCAAATCCTGTGTGGAGCAAAGACCCCATCTGGTGTCTCCCCTCTGAGTgctgggtaaactgaggcacggagtGGGCAGGGCTCCGGCTCTTCTTCTGCAGCAAGGGCAGATGCGGAAGCTGGCAGGGAGCCTGGGTGCCCTGCGTCCCAGTCCTGTGTCTCCCTCTGCTTCACCCTTCTGACCGCAGCAGGGCAAGCGATGGAGGCTTGCAATTGCTGTACGTGCCCAGGTGTCTTACCCGCCTGCTCAGGGAAATTTCCATGGGTGACTGAGGCAGGGAGTGCGGTCAGGCTGCTCTGAGGACAGACAGAGCCTCCAGCCTCACCGAGGGGGCTGGAGGCACCGAGCAGAGGCTGCTTTCCTCCCATGCCAGCCCCCACCAGTATGCTCCCAGCCAGAGCCAGCGGCTGCTGTTTGAATCCTAATTGCTGCAGATGCAGCCTCGCCTGTCCACAAGCTCGGCACAGCCAGTGGAGGGGctgactgggggggggagggagggagactaTTTTTGGCACCAGCAAAAATATCTGAGGAGGCATCTTGCAGCGTTATTCATCTGCAGGGCCAGGGCTTTTTGCATCACAACAGGATGCTTGTCGTAATCCCCGCTTGCATGTGCacgcatgtgtgtatatatatacacaccccgTGGTGTGTACACCATACACACACAGGGACACAGTGTGCACATGGGGCTGTGCACCCCACTGGCCTCGTGCAGATGGCTCCCGCAGCCCCTGCAGGTCGCATCCTGGTCCCCGGGGCCATGGCACAGCTCCCCAGTGCATGTACCACTGTACCAGTGCTGCGCACGCCAGCCAGGGCTCCCgccaccctgccctgcagcccggTGGGTGGCCTGGGGGCAGGATTTGCCTCGGTGCACAGCCTGCCCCAAGCGCTGTGCAGGGTGCTGGTGCAGCACTCTCCCCGGGGATGCACCGTGCCGGCAGAGCCGGTTCCACGGCAAGAGGGGTGGCGTTCAGCCACATCCCGTGCTGAACCTCATGCCCTGATGACATCGGGTGCCCTGGGCCAAGGACCAAATTCCCCTCCAGCCAGTGAGGCACGCAAGCTCTCAGGGCAAGGCTGGAataggagagagaaggggagccCCGGCGGGATGGCATCGCTCAGAGCCAGCTCCCTGCCCTcagctgtcccctctgcagcagTGACCTTCTGCCATGGGCAGAGGTTGCCACAGGCCCGGTTGGCACCGTGAAGGCAAGCAGGGTCAGGACTGGCTGCAGGCCAGAGACGTCAGCTGCTCAGGATGGGACTGTGGAGAGCTGCCGGCGATTTTGTGGGTGGCTCTGGCCTTCTGACCCTATGTTCACCCAGGGTGGTTAATGGGGCGGCACAGCTCCGGTCCTGCCCCCAGCCAGCCTGCCCTTCCCGggagccagcacagccctgcgcGGAGCCGGCGGCTCGGCAGGCACGGCCACTCACTGCAGCTGCACGTGCCTCCCTTTGCCCTGCGGGATGGTAAACTGAGGCGCAAAGTGATGGTGTGGGTAGGAACAAATGTGGGCATCCTTCCCTCCTGGCTGCAAACTCCTCTGGATGGTGGTTCGTGTGgtgcagaggcaggaggcagctggggaagaagggacGGGAGGAGGCACTGAGCCAGCCCTGCCATGCCGTCACTCCAGCGGGAGCGGGTGCTGCTGGCACTGCCCTCGGGGCTGGGTAATGGGGCAGAACCAATGGCAGCACTGGGGCTGCAACATGCGCTTGTTTCCGGCACCTGGCATGACCGCAGGCACCCAAGTCTACTTTACGACCGGTACATTTGCTTCCCGGcttgggaaagggaggaaaaaaagcacaggagTGGAAAATAGCAGGTGTGCCCATCAAAGCACCAAGGAAACCTAAGCCAGTGCCACCGATCCAGCCTCCTCGCCTGCCCCGGCACGGgtgcctgccccagcaccctgtgCCAGCTGCCAAGCCCTGCTCACCTTTGCCACCCGTCAGCCCTGGCTGGAAAGCCCCCAGCTGCATTCGCATGCAGACCACAAGGCTGTGGTTTGGGAGTAGCACAGCCCCCGCTGCCCCATGGCCAGCCCACGGCAGCGGGCTGGCACCCACAGTGGAGCGGTGTCTGGGCACCTGGGAGTGGGGACCCCTGGCCTAGCAGCAGTGGCGAGGGCTTTAGTGACTGCCCGTGGCTAGCGGCAGCTGCTGGGTCCCCCCTCGTTCCCCCCCACCAGGGCCTGGtgtgggagggggaggcaggaatTCCCTTCCACAGCACCTCCTCCACTCACCCTGGCCCCCCAACCTGCTCCCTCGCCCTATGGCTGGGGGCCAGGGACCAGGCAGGTTGGGCACAGGGGGTCCCACACCAGGGCAGGGTACAGCTGGTGCTGCATGTGATGCAGCTGGTTCTGGGGTggagggtgctggggaaggggcaggcaagaTGCTGGCAGTGGGCTGTGATTCCACACCCCCTCCGTTGCCCCTGCTCCCGTGCCTGGGGGCTCAGGTGGGTGATTAAAACGTGGGTGAATGCCAGGGAGAGGGAAGCggggagccagccctgccaggaatGGGACGGGCGGCTCCAGAGGGACAGGGGGGAGACCTTTCCCGCTGAGCCCCAGCTGCGAGCACGTGGTGGGCACGAGCGTCcgcctctcccccctgccccatgcctcCAGCTGTGCCTCCCTAGCCCAAGGGCATGGGCCAGACCTCCAGGCTATTCCCACAACCCTTTTCCCAGGTCCTTGGGTACAGGGAGGGATGTGGGGGCACTGGCTGGAAGGGGAAAGAGCTTCCTCTCCTGCTtgcagggaagcagagaagaatCCCCCAGCCCTTACCCTTCCGGTTTGGTGGACAACAGTGGGACAGAGCCGCAGGGAAGCAAAGGACAGATCAGACTCTGTGCCAGGGCAGACCAGCCTCCACCATGGGTGAATTAAGGCTGACTGCAAAGAGAGCAGGAGACAACACGGGCAGAGCCAGACCAGATCTTGGAAGGAAACCTGAGTGGAAAATTACCAGGCTGCTCCCCTGCACGCCCGAGTCGGGCTGTGTGTGTGATGCCTGCTCCCGGTCCGGGCTGAGGCTCTGGGGATGGTGCAGCACCAATTGATACCCGGGGCACCAAGTGCCTGCCACCATGCATGATGCTGTACAGAGCAGCCGCTGCCATGGAGAAACTGCTGCTTCCCTGGCTGCCTTGGCCCATGCTGGGGGCTGGGGCACAGGGCCCCAAGATGGCAGCAATGGACTGTGCCAGGGATCAGGCATTACAGGGCACCAGTGAAAAACCTGACTGGCAGCTGGGCACCGAGTCACTGTGCCAGAGCCAGCACCAACCAAACCAGCCTTCCCAGCTGGGTGTCTCCAGCAGGGCGAGTGCCCAGCCGGGTCATGTCACCTTCTCTAGCTGGGACAAGGCAGCAGGAAACTCTCTTTGGCCCCGCACTGGGCTggggccgggagggagcagagggcagggggTGTGGGCACAGTCAGCTGCGTGGGGACACAGCGCACAGTGTGCACCCGTGCAGGTTCGCGTGCACGGGGGCGTGAGTTTGCCTGCGTGTGCCATCAGCCGCTGTCACGCACACATGCAGAAAGGTGCAGCGCACACACTCCTGCCAGCACACGGGCACCCTTAGCCGCAAGGCGCCCGTGGGGAGCCCCACGAGCTGTGCTCCTAGCGGTGCAAGCAGCGAGGAGCGCAGCCCCTCAGGACACCGGCCTGCCCGCGCTCGGCCGTCTCAGCAGCTCTGGCCCGGGACTGCTGTGGGCACGGACCACATACCCCACTCCAGCACAGCTTTGTCCCCCGCCCCCGGCAGGCACCACTTACCGTGGGGTCCCGGGCGGGCACGTCGCGGTACCCATCATTTCTCTCGCAGGGCTGGCCGGCGCAGCGGGTGCCTGAGGATGGCAGGGCAGAGCCGAGGGCGGCCTGTGAGGGGCTGAGGGGGCCCGTGGGGAGGCTGCCATGGCTGCTTTTCCTCCCATAGCTCTCCAGGTAGCCACGGACGTAGTCGGAGCGCGCGGCAGCCTGGTAGAGGCCCTGCAGGGCGCCGAGCTCCTGGCGGCCCCGGGCACCAAGGGGGCTGGCGGTGGGCGCATAGGCGCTGTCCGAGGCATGCAGCCCTGAAAACTCCTGTGCCAGGTCCGAGTGGCTGATGGATTTGCGACGGCTGAGAGGTGCAGTGGTGGGCAGGTagcccggggggctgctgggggcccCCGCAAAGGTGTAGCACGCACCCCCGCTCAGcccgctgccgggcggccgggTCTGGGTGCGGATGTATGTGGGGCTCAGGCGAATGCTGGAGTCGGGGTACAGGGGCAGCCGGCTGCTGTCATAGCCACTGGTTGGGGACAGCCCCGTGTGGTGGTACCGGGGGGAGGCCAGGTAGCTGGTTTTGAAGCCGATTTTGTCGCTGTCTGCATAGGATGTGGCCAAGGTGGATCCGTAGGAGGTGTAGGAGCTGTAGCCGCTGGGCACCTTGCTGTAGGTGGTCTCGGCATAGCGGGATGAGTCGACATACCGCTTCAGggtggaggagagctgggacatGCTTGAGGATGGGGCTCAGCAGGCTCTCCTGGAGGCATCGACTGCAAGAGAAGAGCCCAGGGGTCAGCTTCCACAGGCCATGGTCAGCACAACGGGGTGCGCACCACCAGCGCCCACTCAGTAGCTTGCTGGCTCCTGCCTTGTCTGGAGACCCTGGGAGGGGTGAGCAGGCAACAGTGGGAACCCAGGGGATGAAGGGTGCAGGGCGGGCTGTGGGATGCAGTGTGGCCATGGCTCCTGCCACCTGCCAGCCCGCCTGGGACAGGAGAGCCTGGGACAGGAGAGCCTGGGACAGCAGGGCCTTCGGGCACCTCATACCATAGAAGGGAGCCCTGGGGCTCAGCCAGAGGCACCCGGCATCCCAGCACCCACAGTCACCGAAGCCAAGGGACTGCAGTGGtcacctctgccccagcccaggcaTCCCTGCCACACCGTCCCATGGCTGTCCCACTCTTGGGGCTGGAGAGGTGTCCCCAGTGCCTCCTCCAGATGGGAGGCAGTTGCCTGGTCACAGTCATGATGCTTAGGCCCAACTCTGGCTGAGATAGGCAGGTAGGATGGACTGATCCAGCCAGTCCAGCACCTTCCCCTGGTTATTCAGAGCAAGCGCCGGGGCTTGGCAGGGGGCTGGCATTTCCAGCTCGCTGCTAACACACACCCTGTTTGGctgacagggaaactgaggcaaggtcAGGAAGTCAGCGCAGGAGTCCTTGCCGtccatccctgctccctgcttGACGCCCGGCACCAGGGAGTGGGTGAAGACCTCAGTGCAGCCACGACCACCCAGGGGCCTTGGGGGACTGTGGGGACAGCCAGGGATCCCCTCATTGCAGGGGCCTGGCCACTCAAGCAGCCTGCCCATCTCCCTGCTGTGGCTGCGCCCTGCTAGCCTCCCATCAGTAATTCAAGCCGATGCGAGTCCTCCCGGGGAggcggctgctctgctcctgctagCCGGGCAGAGCCAGCCTGTAGGGGTGGGTGCCAGCCCAGCACTCAGTCCCCACAGGGAGCTGGTGGCTTCTGTCCCATGGCACCTACACAGGGCAGGAGACGAGCATATGGGAGACGGGGGACAGAGGAGCccagcacacacagagacagcCCGGAGCCGGGACAGGGCAGCGTGGCAGCTAGCAGCCTCCAGCACCTGCAAATGCGGGCTGTCCAGAGCTGGAGGAAAGTTTGCTCTCAGCATCCACTCTGGCAGGCTGATGCCTGGTCCCCTACCTGTcctggggctgtggctggcaCCGGGGCGGACAGGACCCCAGCCGACCTCCTCTGTCCTGGTGTTGCTGGTGCTTGGCTCCCCGGGTGCGTGGCGTCCCTTCCCTGGCAGGACAGTGGCTCATGTGGCTCCGAGAGTCTCCAGTCACCCGGGAGATGACCCTGATTCAAAGGCTtttcccagcccagctggggcggGCTCTGGCCCAGCTCCAAGCCAGGAGGTGACCTAGACGGTGCCTggcgcagccccggcagcacGCAGGGTGCATCCAGGCTTGGGGACAGGCACTGAATCCCTGGAAAGAGGAGCCACCGCAGCATCACTCCCTGCCTGACcccaggggggacccaggctCCTACTCAGAGCCCAGGAGTCCCTGGGCATGCCTGCTCCCAGTGGGACCCCTTGCCCAGGGAAGCCAGCAGCACCGCTCTGCAGgtgtcaccctggggacaggagCCACCGTGAGCCTCCCTGCTGCGGCCACAGCGCGCGTGCCCTGCATTTTCCATGGCAGGCAGCCGAAAGTGATCCCCATGAAACCGGAGTGGTGGAAGGGAGCTGTGCATCGCAGGGACGAGCGAGCCCCCGTGGCTCCACAgaccctggggcggggggtgagGTGGCTGCGATGTCAGCTCCCCCAGCTGCGCCTGCCCATCTAACCCCGGCATGGAAATGCTCTGGGACTGCTTTTAGGAGATGGTGGTGAGAAGCACCATCCATCCACCACGGCCTCCTGGCCCGCAGCCCGGCTTTCTGGCCAGCCAGCTTCATCCCGATTGCTGTTGTTATTGCTCAGGGAACAACCATCCCACAGCGGAGAGGAAACTATTTACAAGCAAGAGCAAGGTGGAGCGCACAGACCTGTTTGGGAACGGAGGCTGAGGGGTGAATAATCTGCTCCCAGGCAAGGACTCCACAAAACACCCGGCTCTTCCCGGCCAGGCTGCGGCTGCCCTCACCAGCACTGGGAGGGCCCAGGAGTGGTTCTGCCAGCCGGGATTTGACATGCA
Protein-coding regions in this window:
- the USP2 gene encoding ubiquitin carboxyl-terminal hydrolase 2 isoform X1, coding for MSQLSSTLKRYVDSSRYAETTYSKVPSGYSSYTSYGSTLATSYADSDKIGFKTSYLASPRYHHTGLSPTSGYDSSRLPLYPDSSIRLSPTYIRTQTRPPGSGLSGGACYTFAGAPSSPPGYLPTTAPLSRRKSISHSDLAQEFSGLHASDSAYAPTASPLGARGRQELGALQGLYQAAARSDYVRGYLESYGRKSSHGSLPTGPLSPSQAALGSALPSSGTRCAGQPCERNDGYRDVPARDPTSSKAVQGLTGLRNLGNTCFMNSILQCLSNTKELRDYCLQNQYLRDLNNNSRMRTALMSEFAKLIQLLWTSSPNDSVSPSEFKTQIQRYAPRFVGYNQQDAQEFLRFLLDGLHSEVNRVLVRPRVSTDTLDHLPDDEKSRQMWRRYQEREDSRIGDLFVGQLKSSLTCSECGYCSTAFDPFWDLSLPIPKKSYGEVTLMDCLRLFTKEDVLDGDEKPTCCRCKARTRCTKKFSIQKFPKILVLHLKRFSEARIRTSKLTTFVNFQLKDLDLREFASQSCNHAVYNLYAVSNHSGTTMGGHYTAYCKSPVSSEWHSFNDSRVTPMSSSHVRSSDAYLLFYELASPSSRM
- the USP2 gene encoding ubiquitin carboxyl-terminal hydrolase 2 isoform X2 — its product is MRDSYTVTLPEEPPALPDLHKDLRPRTSMPGSLLVSTFVGLVLNKTKSSKAVQGLTGLRNLGNTCFMNSILQCLSNTKELRDYCLQNQYLRDLNNNSRMRTALMSEFAKLIQLLWTSSPNDSVSPSEFKTQIQRYAPRFVGYNQQDAQEFLRFLLDGLHSEVNRVLVRPRVSTDTLDHLPDDEKSRQMWRRYQEREDSRIGDLFVGQLKSSLTCSECGYCSTAFDPFWDLSLPIPKKSYGEVTLMDCLRLFTKEDVLDGDEKPTCCRCKARTRCTKKFSIQKFPKILVLHLKRFSEARIRTSKLTTFVNFQLKDLDLREFASQSCNHAVYNLYAVSNHSGTTMGGHYTAYCKSPVSSEWHSFNDSRVTPMSSSHVRSSDAYLLFYELASPSSRM